Genomic DNA from Parasteatoda tepidariorum isolate YZ-2023 chromosome 3, CAS_Ptep_4.0, whole genome shotgun sequence:
tcaaaaattgaattaatcttaaaaaatttgctagATTCATTTCTGtgtgcatatttttcttttatttaacaatttgtactaagtaataaaaacttattattcaaattgtaaagaattacttacaaaacaaattttatttatttaatttgatttcaaatattcataaatcttgaaaaaaatattttaccagctagttcaaaaatttaatgaatctaaataatttGCTATATTCATATAACTAACGTTTTAAGTTAtggagcatttttaaaattcttaaattttttgccacgtttattttttatcaacctaattttatataatcatgTAATCCATCTATGATTTTGTGTAAAAGTAACTAGTTAGCTTCatctcagaattttttcaaggatgcattttttttaataatgtaagacacataataaattatatatcatacggatttcttttttaacccaatttatttttcagcaagtttttttccatcaatttacTTTACCCTTTGTTTATGGCACTTAGTATGATGAAGCCTCTCATCATTAGTACCTCTCTGATCCATTTGTTGCAGCAGGTGTAAGCGAAAGTTTAATAAACTCATATGTTAAATTCATAACTAATTCTTTATCATGTGGATTCGTTTTTAagcgattttaattttgtagacCCATTTTTTCTCACTCAAATTACTTCAATAAAGTTTtgacatcttttttttctatctaaatgtatattaaatacatttattttgatacaatctttgtttttaaaactaatgtttcTGAATGTGACTGAGATTTTTCCATGGTTACTATCGAACTTCAatactttcattaaattttcggCAACTGTTTCTTTGCTCTCTGTAACATTTCGTAATTGACATAAAAAGTCCCCAGTAAACTGATTGTAAGACACGGTATGCAGTAGATCACCTAAGTCAAACATCATTCGCCATGGTCAGTGAttgggtggatgaccacttagATCAGCCTGCGAAGAGACCAGTTGTGCAGTATCGGTACTCATTATGCTGATTTACCATAAAGTGCTCAATAGGTTGAGGGGCCTCCCACTCCTAAgggaggtgccatcccctctgcagaggatcaaaatttcaatgttatgtcatcagatcatcctcagggatgtttcccagaccattgccaatagcccattgtgcagctctactgcaatgtaaataaagtactctCCTACTGctacaaaaaaaatgcattatcaaaaaatattatatttatttttaaaatctatacaaACTTAAACACGTTTAAAATAACACATTCACTTTAATGTTAAGTGTCTTTCCACAAATCCATTACAtcagaattatttgttttttcaataatccTTCTTTGCAGTTTTTGTTCTTGAGAAGGTTTTAGTTTTGTGTCCCATTCCATCAAACTGCTTCTTCTCATTAAATCACGTACATTTATCATGGGCATTTTTGGTTGCCCATAATGGGAGTCTACAGCACTCTCAGCCCATGAGGCCAACCCTGGGGGAAGCTTTGTGGCTGAAAATGCTTGCGGTGTAATTTGGAGAGCTTCCTTCCACACTGAAAATGTATCttgtttcataaaatcataattactgTAATGTAGAATTTTATCTAATACTTTTGTGTTTTCTCTCAATAACTTACTGTACTTTTCACCAAGGAAGTCTGCTATTTGTAAGATTGCACCTCTTGTATCATCTCGCAGCTGTtcgtaagtaataaaaaatatattatcgtcGTATCTGTGTTCGTAAAACGAGAGTAAATGatcaaaataatcattatagTCTGTTTCACCTcgtatgaatattttaaaaaaatcatcaaaagaGCCTTTAGAGAAGCCGTAAGAGGGAAACATTTTCGTATGATGGTACATTGAAATGCAACAATCCTTTGGATGTCTCGCCACATAAATATATTTGGCATGCTTGGCGTATGGTATCATGTCAAATGGTAAGTGAGAGCGTATAGGGGATGGCCTGGGCATTTTTTCCACTACTTCTGCTCCTAGCATTTCAAGATAAGGGGTGCATGCAAAATATTCTTCAGTAGTTTCAGGTAATTCTCCTTCGTGGAGAAGTAGAAGTGCTATTTGCATCATCCATGTTGTTCCACATTTGGGGTAGGTGACAACAAAGACATCATATGGGCGGGGTTGATAAGTTAATGCAGATCGGACAGTATCTGGATGAAAACCTTCTACAAATCGAAGCCCTTCGACAGTCACGTAACGGGGAGTGGGATTAGATGACATGGttggaaatttcaaatttatttgttcgcctgtatataagaagaaaaaataattttaaaaattatgtacttgtattacaaaaaacattttaattttaaaatcagaacgACAgacttgataaaattaaatcttttaaaaattcacagtGTTGCTAAGTATGTTACGATTTATCcctaattattatgattttgtaATCAAGATTAGAGTGTTatggttatttaataaaaattaaagtttttgagaattttcacaataatttattaaaaattagttctttttttatcccttttatTGCCAAGTAATAggaaattttgttgttttcacTGAATATTCGAAAAACACTTAagtgttacttttttctatttaatagtaaattcatGCATGATGTTATTAGTACAGTACaaaacccgttatccggaaatcggaaaaccaaaaaaccggaacgaaattcgataaattttcccgcgattttttttaaaaagatgttt
This window encodes:
- the LOC107439587 gene encoding sulfotransferase ssu-1-like isoform X2; this encodes MVKGEQINLKFPTMSSNPTPRYVTVEGLRFVEGFHPDTVRSALTYQPRPYDVFVVTYPKCGTTWMMQIALLLLHEGELPETTEEYFACTPYLEMLGAEVVEKMPRPSPIRSHLPFDMIPYAKHAKYIYVARHPKDCCISMYHHTKMFPSYGFSKGSFDDFFKIFIRGETDYNDYFDHLLSFYEHRYDDNIFFITYEQLRDDTRGAILQIADFLGEKYSKLLRENTKVLDKILHYSNYDFMKQDTFSVWKEALQITPQAFSATKLPPGLASWAESAVDSHYGQPKMPMINVRDLMRRSSLMEWDTKLKPSQEQKLQRRIIEKTNNSDVMDLWKDT
- the LOC107439587 gene encoding sulfotransferase 1C4-like isoform X1; translation: MSYAFNPELNFILTPNKFTGEQINLKFPTMSSNPTPRYVTVEGLRFVEGFHPDTVRSALTYQPRPYDVFVVTYPKCGTTWMMQIALLLLHEGELPETTEEYFACTPYLEMLGAEVVEKMPRPSPIRSHLPFDMIPYAKHAKYIYVARHPKDCCISMYHHTKMFPSYGFSKGSFDDFFKIFIRGETDYNDYFDHLLSFYEHRYDDNIFFITYEQLRDDTRGAILQIADFLGEKYSKLLRENTKVLDKILHYSNYDFMKQDTFSVWKEALQITPQAFSATKLPPGLASWAESAVDSHYGQPKMPMINVRDLMRRSSLMEWDTKLKPSQEQKLQRRIIEKTNNSDVMDLWKDT